The Paenibacillus sophorae genome has a segment encoding these proteins:
- a CDS encoding ArsR/SmtB family transcription factor has translation MEYELKIDVSPVYELVDSFMLYVTRKWISNLDIGPEWVRDIDGRIPPQKVSALLQAAEWPFEDYDVLYCWAYTHGPSAKVQLFLEDMESATVEEWFELAAPYVPGFTLEECRRIKDGYGPLLRLWHEQYFRHVEPKMLPLLIEDASEKKLLQSKMEPEALIEYASGGIVIEDIPELETIVLLPTVHHRPINTYCFYKKLMLVQYPVDVPVDNEDEPPTLLLRMTKALSDPVRLRLLRYLANEPKSLWEMQSDLGQSGDILMHHLMMLRVAGLLRLHLRDEQNERFSIRLDGASELQMFLESYIRL, from the coding sequence ATGGAATATGAATTGAAAATTGACGTGTCGCCCGTATATGAACTGGTGGACAGTTTCATGCTATATGTAACGCGAAAGTGGATTTCCAATCTCGATATCGGACCCGAATGGGTGCGCGACATCGACGGGCGGATTCCCCCTCAAAAGGTGTCTGCGCTGCTGCAGGCCGCCGAATGGCCGTTCGAAGACTACGACGTTCTTTACTGCTGGGCTTATACCCACGGACCGTCTGCCAAAGTGCAGCTGTTCCTTGAAGATATGGAGTCCGCCACCGTGGAGGAATGGTTTGAACTAGCCGCCCCCTACGTTCCGGGATTCACGCTTGAAGAGTGCCGCCGAATCAAAGATGGCTACGGACCGCTCCTTCGGCTCTGGCATGAGCAGTACTTCCGGCATGTAGAGCCCAAGATGCTTCCTCTGCTTATAGAAGATGCATCCGAGAAAAAGCTGCTGCAGAGCAAGATGGAACCCGAGGCGCTGATTGAGTATGCATCAGGCGGGATTGTGATCGAGGACATCCCCGAGCTGGAAACAATCGTGCTTCTGCCGACGGTGCATCACCGGCCGATCAACACGTACTGTTTTTACAAAAAGCTAATGCTTGTACAGTATCCCGTTGACGTCCCGGTGGATAATGAAGATGAGCCGCCTACTCTACTGCTCCGCATGACCAAAGCGCTGTCCGATCCGGTGCGCCTCCGTCTGCTGCGCTATCTCGCCAACGAGCCGAAGTCGCTCTGGGAAATGCAATCCGACCTCGGCCAGTCGGGTGACATTCTGATGCATCATCTGATGATGCTGCGGGTGGCCGGACTTCTGCGCCTCCATTTGCGGGACGAGCAGAACGAACGGTTCAGCATCCGTCTTGACGGCGCGTCGGAACTTCAGATGTTCCTTGAATCGTATATTCGATTATAA
- a CDS encoding HAD family hydrolase — translation MKYWTQQVIFDLDDTLVHCNKYFDLILGQYFELMIDWFKDDGATTEELRRKQVEIDVETVNMSGLASDNFPKSLIATYRYFCAKYNRPADRFQEEQLMKLGLSVYDQEIEAYPGMVETLDNLKHDGHQLHLYTGGDHSIQRRKIEQMKLDLYFEDRIYIRKHKNVESLEKILRSHPFERKRTWMIGNSLRTDVLPAITAGVKSVYLKQQNEWLYNMIELQHEMQQSLITISSIHEVVPVIRGAAVSRNKSHG, via the coding sequence ATGAAATATTGGACTCAGCAGGTGATCTTTGACCTGGATGATACTTTAGTCCACTGCAACAAATATTTTGACCTCATTCTGGGGCAGTATTTCGAGTTGATGATTGACTGGTTCAAGGATGATGGTGCTACAACCGAAGAGCTCCGCCGCAAGCAGGTGGAGATTGATGTCGAGACGGTCAATATGAGCGGGCTCGCAAGTGACAATTTTCCGAAATCGCTGATCGCCACGTACCGCTATTTCTGCGCAAAATATAACCGGCCGGCCGATCGTTTTCAGGAAGAACAGCTAATGAAGCTTGGTCTCAGCGTGTACGATCAGGAAATCGAAGCCTATCCCGGCATGGTCGAGACGCTCGACAACCTGAAGCATGACGGCCATCAATTGCATTTGTATACGGGTGGAGACCATTCAATACAACGGCGCAAGATCGAACAGATGAAGCTGGACCTCTACTTTGAAGACCGCATTTATATCCGGAAGCACAAAAATGTGGAATCGCTGGAAAAGATTTTGCGCAGCCATCCCTTTGAACGAAAACGCACCTGGATGATTGGCAATTCTCTCCGCACCGATGTGCTCCCGGCGATTACAGCCGGTGTCAAGAGCGTCTATCTGAAGCAGCAGAACGAATGGCTGTACAATATGATCGAGCTTCAGCACGAGATGCAGCAGTCGTTAATTACGATTTCTTCAATCCATGAAGTGGTGCCCGTCATCCGCGGAGCCGCTGTAAGCCGGAACAAAAGCCACGGCTGA
- a CDS encoding DsbA family protein — protein MKNSQDKKKKTGKHYALPMVLAGLVVILAVALGLVLNRGEAGEAADLSNLPNYTDVKGNIVVDGLKYEKQPRLGNPNAKVKVIEFADFKCPACRKWTQTYMEQFIKDYVDTGKVEYYFMNFAFIDRDSYLAASAGEAIYHQSNDKFWEYVTKLYDNQGDESKIWATEKFILKFVKDNIDDIDYAQFEKDLKNQTYMLDVKEDFKIAGSYGVNGTPKFMVNGALLKGSSYDSLKAAIDKQLAESSN, from the coding sequence ATGAAGAACAGCCAGGATAAGAAGAAAAAGACAGGGAAACATTATGCGCTGCCCATGGTGCTGGCAGGACTCGTCGTTATCCTTGCAGTGGCGCTCGGACTCGTTCTGAACAGAGGAGAAGCCGGAGAAGCTGCGGATTTGAGTAATCTGCCCAACTACACCGATGTGAAAGGGAATATCGTGGTTGACGGTCTCAAATACGAGAAACAGCCCCGCCTCGGAAATCCGAACGCCAAGGTCAAGGTGATTGAGTTTGCCGATTTTAAATGTCCCGCTTGCAGAAAATGGACGCAAACCTACATGGAGCAGTTCATCAAGGATTATGTGGATACCGGGAAGGTCGAATACTACTTCATGAACTTTGCCTTTATCGACCGTGACTCCTATCTGGCCGCCAGCGCTGGCGAAGCGATCTATCATCAGAGCAACGATAAATTTTGGGAATATGTAACCAAGCTGTACGATAATCAGGGGGACGAGAGCAAGATTTGGGCAACCGAGAAGTTCATCCTGAAATTCGTGAAGGACAATATTGATGACATCGATTACGCCCAATTCGAGAAAGATCTCAAGAACCAGACCTATATGTTGGATGTAAAAGAGGACTTCAAAATCGCCGGCTCCTACGGCGTTAACGGCACTCCCAAGTTTATGGTGAACGGTGCGCTTCTAAAAGGTTCCTCGTATGACAGTTTGAAGGCCGCCATCGACAAGCAGTTGGCGGAGAGCAGCAACTGA
- a CDS encoding type IA DNA topoisomerase translates to MKTMIIAEKPDMGRNIAAAIEPKAKNHRSYLEGEQYIITWAIGHLIELAEPEAYDPKYKRWNIGDLPIIPEQFKLVPNRKTIDQLKVIGELAKRSSLLINSCDAGREGQHIFSLIQRHLKLKQPVKRLWISDLTPETIRKGFQELKDGSEYDNLTKAAKARSEADWLIGMNGSRAFTTRHNVLLSVGRVQTPVLALIYERQKTIEAFSSLKFFQVEGHFVQGDTSYRGMWQGDRLTEKDKADALAAKVKGKPGRIASYEVKETKEYPNRLYDLTLLQREANGKFGFSAKKTLDTAQALYEKHKVISYPRTNSNYVTEQNIPEMHKTLSSLAGTAYDEWVQGANRSLVHKGNKFVCNPAKVEDHHAILPTGRKAAGLGPDEQKLYDLIVRRFLSQFYPAAEYKMHTVITEVEEEKFKTTVKELLSLGWKVIYGDQKKDKSRGGKAKGKEEDEEEETEVNEPFSIVSSEGVLCEDAVVKEKETQPPKAYTEGTLLKAMESAGKQIEDEELRDAMKDSGLGTPATRAATIERLKKVGYIEMQGKKILITQKGRTAIELIRGAGVELLTSPEMTGQWERRLTEISRGTASDLQFMENVKKFATMIVDKVRAQSRADKMSFESSEPASGTKGKGRGGSRRSSGGRDGSGGGNRQSDASGRGDGGGPGGVKKGASAGRNAAAAAASGDDASPERRSVKSGADAKEAAGIRPAAPKFIGTCPRPGCGGQIFMGRKGYGCSHYKEGCGFVIWKESYGRQLTDTQIKALIEKGRTAKLKLVLPDGSAVEGKLTLRSPETGELTVEIV, encoded by the coding sequence TTGAAGACAATGATCATTGCGGAAAAACCGGATATGGGACGGAATATCGCCGCCGCAATTGAGCCGAAAGCCAAAAATCACCGTTCCTACCTCGAAGGGGAGCAGTATATTATTACATGGGCCATCGGGCATCTGATCGAACTGGCGGAGCCCGAGGCATACGATCCGAAATATAAGAGGTGGAATATCGGCGACCTGCCGATCATTCCCGAGCAGTTCAAGCTCGTGCCGAACCGGAAGACCATTGATCAGCTTAAAGTGATCGGGGAGCTGGCGAAGCGCAGCAGCTTGCTGATTAACTCCTGTGACGCCGGGCGGGAGGGGCAGCATATTTTTTCACTGATCCAGCGGCATTTGAAGCTGAAGCAGCCGGTAAAGCGGCTGTGGATCTCCGATCTTACGCCCGAGACGATCCGCAAAGGCTTCCAGGAGCTGAAGGACGGGTCCGAGTATGACAACTTGACCAAAGCGGCCAAAGCCCGCAGCGAAGCCGACTGGCTGATCGGAATGAACGGCTCGCGGGCCTTCACCACAAGGCATAATGTGCTTCTGTCGGTCGGCCGGGTGCAGACGCCTGTCCTTGCCCTGATCTACGAACGGCAAAAGACGATAGAAGCCTTTTCCTCGCTGAAATTTTTTCAGGTGGAGGGTCATTTTGTGCAGGGAGATACGTCTTACAGGGGCATGTGGCAGGGCGACCGCCTGACCGAAAAGGACAAAGCGGATGCGCTGGCCGCCAAGGTCAAAGGCAAGCCGGGGCGCATTGCCTCTTATGAAGTCAAGGAAACGAAAGAATATCCGAACAGGCTGTATGATCTGACGCTGCTGCAGCGTGAAGCGAACGGCAAGTTCGGTTTTTCGGCCAAAAAAACACTCGACACCGCCCAAGCGTTGTACGAGAAGCATAAAGTGATTTCGTATCCACGGACGAACTCCAACTATGTAACCGAGCAGAATATTCCGGAGATGCACAAGACGCTGTCCTCGCTAGCAGGAACGGCTTACGATGAATGGGTCCAAGGCGCAAACCGGAGTTTGGTCCACAAAGGCAATAAATTTGTCTGCAATCCGGCGAAGGTCGAGGATCACCATGCCATTCTGCCGACGGGCCGCAAAGCAGCGGGGCTCGGTCCTGACGAACAGAAGCTGTATGATCTCATTGTCCGGCGGTTTCTGTCGCAGTTCTATCCGGCAGCAGAATACAAGATGCACACCGTTATTACCGAAGTGGAAGAAGAAAAGTTTAAGACGACGGTTAAAGAGCTGCTGAGCCTTGGCTGGAAGGTCATTTACGGTGATCAGAAGAAGGACAAGTCAAGGGGCGGCAAAGCCAAGGGCAAGGAAGAAGATGAGGAAGAAGAGACGGAGGTCAACGAGCCATTCTCCATCGTTTCCAGCGAGGGCGTGCTCTGCGAAGACGCCGTCGTGAAGGAGAAGGAGACCCAGCCGCCGAAGGCTTATACGGAAGGCACCTTACTGAAGGCCATGGAAAGCGCGGGCAAGCAGATCGAGGACGAGGAACTGCGTGACGCGATGAAGGATTCGGGTCTGGGAACTCCGGCGACCAGGGCAGCGACGATCGAGCGTCTGAAAAAGGTCGGCTACATCGAGATGCAGGGGAAAAAGATTCTGATTACGCAAAAGGGACGGACTGCGATTGAGCTGATCCGCGGGGCAGGCGTCGAGCTTCTGACTTCTCCGGAAATGACGGGCCAGTGGGAGCGCCGCTTGACTGAAATCTCGCGGGGAACGGCGTCGGACCTGCAATTTATGGAGAATGTTAAGAAATTCGCGACGATGATCGTCGATAAGGTGCGGGCGCAGTCACGGGCCGACAAAATGTCCTTTGAAAGCTCCGAACCAGCATCAGGTACGAAAGGCAAAGGAAGGGGCGGGAGCCGGCGTTCAAGCGGTGGGAGGGACGGTTCCGGTGGCGGCAATCGGCAGAGTGACGCTTCCGGGAGAGGTGACGGCGGCGGGCCCGGCGGAGTCAAAAAGGGCGCGTCCGCTGGCCGGAACGCAGCGGCGGCAGCCGCATCTGGAGACGACGCTTCTCCAGAACGGCGGAGCGTGAAGTCCGGCGCCGATGCCAAGGAAGCCGCTGGTATCCGGCCTGCCGCGCCCAAGTTCATCGGAACCTGCCCGCGTCCCGGCTGCGGAGGCCAAATCTTTATGGGACGCAAGGGGTATGGCTGCTCTCATTACAAGGAAGGCTGCGGATTTGTAATCTGGAAGGAAAGCTACGGCAGACAGCTTACCGACACCCAGATCAAGGCGCTTATCGAAAAAGGCCGAACGGCAAAGCTGAAGCTTGTGCTGCCGGACGGTTCGGCAGTGGAAGGCAAACTGACGCTCAGAAGCCCGGAAACGGGCGAACTGACAGTGGAGATCGTATAA
- a CDS encoding proline--tRNA ligase, whose amino-acid sequence MRQSQILLNTLRERPSEADTEGHGLLLRGGYIRQLAAGIYSYLPLGRRVLRKIEGIVREEMERAGVQEVMMPSMQPAELWMESGRYGSYGKNLMTVNDRHGREFILGPTHEEAVTSLMKNEVSSYRKLPVKVYQIGTKFRDEKRPRFGLLRGREFIMKDAYSFDISEEGLDLSYQTMFGAYNRIFARCGLRFKAVEADAGTIGGDGGSHEFIALSAIGEDTVAVCGHCDYAANLEQAETAAWKGESNGSGGDEGNGLNTPQVDRDQPVAVDTPFPEKFHTPDIRTIDQLTAAYSLKPEQIIKTLIYRVGGDSVAVLVRGDHEVNELKVGKYLGAEDISLADGSEVETAAGVISGYVGPVGLELPLLVDYAVAEMMDGIAGAGERDYHFRGVRPGRDFPLTRVGDFRNAAEGDSCPRCREGRLTLHRGIEIGHVFKLGTRYSGKLGVVFLDASGRERNMIMGCYGIGISRLLAAVAEQNAGEGGIAWPDALAPFKVQIIIVSIKDEAQIALAEKLYGTLKELGLEVLLDDRDERPGVKFNDSGLIGTPQVVVVGREAALERVEYENRHSGVKETLGLDEAVLRITEHVKNSRI is encoded by the coding sequence ATGCGACAAAGCCAGATATTGCTGAACACTTTACGGGAGCGGCCTTCGGAGGCGGACACGGAAGGGCACGGACTGCTGCTGCGCGGGGGCTACATCCGGCAGCTTGCCGCCGGCATTTACAGCTATCTTCCCCTGGGCCGCCGGGTTCTGCGCAAAATAGAAGGGATTGTCCGGGAGGAGATGGAACGCGCCGGCGTCCAGGAAGTGATGATGCCCTCTATGCAGCCTGCGGAGCTGTGGATGGAATCGGGGCGCTACGGATCGTACGGCAAAAATCTGATGACGGTAAATGACCGTCACGGACGTGAATTTATTCTTGGACCGACGCATGAAGAGGCCGTCACTTCCCTGATGAAGAACGAAGTGAGTTCCTACCGGAAGCTGCCGGTGAAGGTCTACCAGATCGGAACCAAATTCCGTGATGAGAAGCGGCCGCGCTTTGGGCTCCTTCGGGGACGTGAATTTATCATGAAGGACGCCTACTCCTTTGATATCTCCGAGGAGGGGCTGGACTTGTCCTACCAGACCATGTTCGGGGCGTACAACCGGATCTTTGCCCGCTGCGGGCTTCGCTTCAAGGCGGTGGAGGCGGATGCGGGAACGATCGGCGGAGACGGCGGCAGTCACGAGTTTATCGCACTCTCTGCAATTGGCGAGGATACGGTCGCCGTCTGCGGGCATTGCGACTACGCGGCGAATCTGGAACAGGCCGAGACGGCTGCCTGGAAAGGGGAGAGTAACGGTTCCGGTGGTGATGAGGGGAACGGCTTGAACACCCCGCAGGTGGACCGAGACCAACCTGTCGCTGTAGACACGCCATTTCCAGAAAAATTCCATACACCGGACATCCGAACCATTGACCAGCTTACAGCGGCGTACAGCCTGAAGCCGGAGCAAATCATCAAGACACTGATTTATAGGGTGGGCGGCGACAGCGTCGCGGTTCTTGTGCGGGGAGATCACGAGGTTAACGAGCTGAAGGTGGGCAAATATTTGGGAGCGGAGGACATATCGCTTGCGGATGGCAGCGAGGTGGAGACGGCGGCGGGTGTGATCAGCGGTTATGTCGGCCCGGTCGGACTCGAGTTGCCGCTGCTAGTCGATTATGCCGTCGCGGAAATGATGGACGGAATTGCGGGTGCCGGAGAACGGGATTATCATTTCCGGGGAGTCCGGCCTGGCCGCGATTTTCCGCTTACCCGTGTGGGCGATTTCCGCAATGCCGCCGAGGGTGATTCATGTCCGCGCTGCCGCGAAGGCCGCCTGACACTGCACCGCGGGATAGAAATCGGGCATGTGTTCAAGCTTGGAACCCGTTACAGCGGCAAGCTGGGGGTAGTGTTCCTGGACGCTTCCGGCAGGGAACGGAACATGATCATGGGCTGCTACGGTATAGGCATATCCCGGCTGCTGGCGGCGGTTGCCGAACAGAATGCCGGAGAAGGGGGAATTGCTTGGCCTGATGCGCTGGCGCCTTTTAAGGTGCAGATCATTATCGTCTCGATAAAGGACGAAGCGCAGATCGCGCTGGCGGAGAAGCTGTATGGCACGCTGAAAGAGCTTGGTCTTGAGGTTCTGCTGGATGACAGAGATGAGCGCCCTGGCGTTAAGTTTAATGACTCCGGTCTGATCGGCACGCCGCAGGTTGTGGTGGTCGGCAGGGAGGCGGCGCTTGAGAGAGTCGAATATGAAAATCGGCACAGCGGTGTTAAGGAAACTCTCGGGCTTGATGAGGCCGTCTTACGAATCACGGAGCACGTTAAAAATAGCCGGATCTGA
- a CDS encoding glutamate synthase subunit beta, protein MSTPTGFMEYKRQLPGDRDPEQRVKDWEEFHDHLSEDELRTQGARCMDCGTPYCHTGIDMAGGTSGCPVHNLIPEWNNLVYRGLWKEALERLHKTNNFPEFTGSICPAPCEGSCTVGLIGQPVTIKTIELAIIDKGFEEGWVVPEPPEKRTGKKVAIVGSGPAGLAAAAQLNKAGHLVTVYERSDRVGGLLTYGIPTMKLDKRVVQRRVDLLAAEGVTFVVNTEIGKDIPAQQLVDEYDAVVLCGGATKARKFTAEGNDLNGVMYAMDYLNGTIKSYLNSGLTDGNFVSAEGKDVIVLGGGDTGSDCVATALRHGCKSITQFGTHDKAPLERDPIANPWPQFPNVYTLDYAQQEAKAVFGDDPREFSIMTTKFVGDENGNLKELHTVNIHRIVDETGRKIYQPIPGTEAVYPAQLALIAIGFDGPEQELVQELKLETDRRTNIKASYGKFSTNVEKVFAAGDMRRGQSLVVWAINEGRAAAREVDKYLMGSTILP, encoded by the coding sequence ATGTCTACACCAACAGGATTTATGGAATATAAAAGACAGCTTCCAGGCGACCGCGATCCCGAGCAGCGGGTTAAGGACTGGGAGGAGTTCCACGACCATCTGTCTGAAGATGAACTGCGGACACAGGGGGCGCGCTGCATGGACTGCGGAACGCCGTACTGCCATACCGGAATCGACATGGCCGGCGGCACTTCGGGCTGTCCGGTGCATAATCTGATTCCCGAATGGAACAATCTTGTATACCGGGGATTGTGGAAGGAAGCGCTGGAGCGTCTGCACAAGACCAATAACTTCCCTGAGTTTACCGGCAGCATCTGTCCGGCTCCATGCGAGGGCTCTTGTACGGTCGGCCTGATCGGACAGCCGGTCACGATCAAGACGATCGAACTGGCCATTATCGATAAAGGCTTCGAGGAAGGTTGGGTCGTTCCCGAGCCTCCGGAGAAACGCACGGGCAAAAAAGTAGCGATAGTCGGCTCCGGACCTGCCGGACTCGCGGCGGCGGCGCAGCTTAACAAAGCTGGCCACTTGGTTACCGTCTACGAGCGCAGCGACCGGGTCGGCGGACTCTTGACCTACGGCATTCCGACAATGAAGCTCGACAAGCGCGTCGTGCAGCGCCGGGTCGACCTGCTGGCGGCTGAAGGCGTCACCTTTGTCGTAAACACGGAGATCGGCAAGGATATTCCGGCACAGCAGCTGGTCGACGAGTACGACGCCGTCGTACTATGCGGCGGTGCGACCAAGGCGCGTAAGTTCACTGCTGAAGGCAATGATTTGAACGGCGTGATGTACGCCATGGATTATCTGAACGGCACGATCAAGAGCTACCTGAACTCGGGGCTTACGGACGGCAACTTCGTGTCTGCGGAAGGCAAAGACGTTATCGTGCTTGGCGGCGGCGACACCGGCTCCGACTGTGTAGCTACGGCCCTGCGTCACGGCTGCAAGAGCATTACCCAGTTCGGTACGCATGACAAAGCGCCACTCGAGCGCGACCCGATTGCGAACCCTTGGCCGCAATTCCCGAATGTGTATACGCTGGACTACGCCCAGCAGGAAGCGAAGGCGGTATTCGGCGATGACCCGCGTGAATTCTCGATTATGACGACGAAATTCGTCGGCGACGAGAACGGCAACCTTAAGGAGCTGCACACGGTGAACATTCACCGGATCGTCGATGAGACCGGCCGCAAAATTTATCAGCCGATCCCCGGCACCGAAGCGGTCTATCCGGCGCAGCTGGCGCTGATTGCCATCGGTTTTGACGGACCGGAGCAGGAACTGGTTCAGGAATTGAAGCTAGAGACCGACCGCCGCACGAACATAAAGGCCAGCTACGGCAAATTTAGCACCAATGTTGAAAAAGTATTCGCCGCCGGAGACATGCGCCGCGGACAAAGCCTGGTTGTCTGGGCGATCAACGAAGGACGCGCCGCCGCCCGCGAGGTGGATAAATATTTGATGGGCTCGACAATTCTGCCGTAA
- a CDS encoding dihydrofolate reductase — protein sequence MSISLIWAMGEDGVIGKDGGMPWRLPRDFAFFKAQTMGKTMLMGRKTWDSLGGKALPGRTSVILTRDESFAPEGAETVHSLEEALELGRGQDELMVIGGAEVYRMTLPFADKLIVTRIKESFEGDTFFPETDWSKWTEVSSTQGIRDEKNPYDYRFVVYERTE from the coding sequence ATGAGCATTAGCTTAATTTGGGCGATGGGCGAGGACGGAGTCATAGGCAAAGACGGCGGCATGCCATGGCGGCTGCCCCGGGATTTCGCGTTCTTCAAGGCGCAGACGATGGGCAAGACGATGCTGATGGGACGGAAAACCTGGGATTCCTTAGGAGGAAAAGCGCTACCGGGAAGAACAAGCGTTATCCTGACCCGGGACGAAAGCTTCGCTCCCGAAGGGGCGGAAACCGTTCACAGCTTAGAGGAGGCTCTTGAGCTTGGCCGCGGGCAGGATGAACTGATGGTGATCGGTGGAGCGGAAGTGTACCGGATGACGCTGCCTTTTGCCGACAAGCTGATTGTTACCCGGATTAAAGAGTCTTTTGAAGGCGATACATTTTTTCCTGAAACGGACTGGAGCAAGTGGACGGAAGTATCCAGCACGCAGGGAATCCGCGATGAGAAGAATCCGTATGATTACCGGTTCGTCGTGTACGAACGTACGGAATAA
- the thyA gene encoding thymidylate synthase, which yields MRKYLDLLQDILDHGAHKSDRTGTGTLSVFGRQLRFDLAEGFPLMTTKRIHLKSVVHELLWFLKGETNIAYLKENGVTIWDEWADENGELGPVYGSQWRAWESADGRHIDQISNVIDSIKNNPDSRRHIVSAWNVGEIDQMKLPPCHFVFQFYVADGKLSCMLTMRSVDTFLGLPFNIASYALLTHMVAQQTGLEPGEFIWSGGDVHIYTNHLEQVATQLSREPYELPKLVIRRKPDSIFDYTFDDFEFEGYRYHPGIKAPVAV from the coding sequence TTGCGTAAATATTTAGATCTGCTGCAGGATATATTGGATCATGGCGCACACAAAAGCGACCGTACGGGAACGGGTACTTTATCCGTATTCGGCCGCCAGTTGCGCTTCGATCTAGCGGAAGGGTTTCCGCTGATGACAACCAAACGGATTCATCTGAAATCGGTGGTTCACGAGCTTCTCTGGTTTCTGAAAGGCGAAACGAATATCGCTTATTTGAAAGAGAATGGCGTCACCATATGGGACGAATGGGCGGATGAGAACGGAGAACTGGGACCGGTATACGGCTCGCAGTGGCGCGCATGGGAAAGCGCGGATGGACGCCATATCGACCAGATTTCGAACGTGATTGATTCGATTAAGAATAACCCGGATTCACGCAGGCATATTGTAAGCGCCTGGAATGTGGGCGAGATTGACCAAATGAAGCTGCCGCCCTGCCACTTCGTCTTTCAGTTCTATGTAGCGGACGGCAAACTGTCCTGCATGCTGACGATGCGGTCGGTGGATACATTTCTCGGGCTGCCGTTCAATATTGCCAGCTACGCCCTGTTGACGCATATGGTTGCCCAGCAGACAGGGCTTGAGCCGGGAGAGTTTATATGGTCCGGCGGTGATGTGCACATTTATACAAATCATCTGGAGCAGGTGGCAACTCAGCTCTCGAGAGAGCCTTACGAGCTGCCGAAGCTTGTCATCCGCCGAAAACCGGATAGCATCTTCGACTATACCTTCGATGATTTTGAGTTTGAAGGGTACCGCTACCATCCGGGAATCAAAGCGCCTGTCGCCGTATAG
- the lpdA gene encoding dihydrolipoyl dehydrogenase, with product MVVGDASLDIDTLVIGAGPGGYVAAIRAAQLGQKVLIVDKSEVGGVCLNRGCIPSKALISAAHQYESAKHGEAFGVSAENVKVDFTKTQEFKTSVVKKLTGGVASLLKGNKVEVFNGECMFISTTEARVFNDHESPRYRFKNCIIATGSRPIELKPFPFGGRILSSTEALELPEIPKSLIVIGGGYIGAELGQMYSKFGTKVTIIEGMDTVLPGFDKDMTRLVAKNMAKTGIDIVTNAKAESAAQTDKDVTVKYSVGGESKEVTAEYLLVTVGRRPNTDGELGLDLIGVELDERGLIKVDHQGRTNIPNIFAIGDVVPGLALAHKASYEGKIAAEAIAGHKSAVDYKVIPAVVFTDPECSSVGLTEKEAKDKGFKVKSGKFPFAGNGRALSLNNADGFIKIVASEENNIVLGAQIVGIEASNLIAELGLAIEMGATLEDISLTIHGHPTLGEVVMEAAELVEGHPIHVLTR from the coding sequence ATGGTAGTGGGAGACGCTTCACTCGATATTGATACATTGGTAATTGGTGCAGGTCCGGGCGGATATGTGGCGGCCATCCGGGCTGCCCAGCTCGGACAAAAGGTACTCATCGTGGATAAATCCGAAGTCGGCGGCGTGTGTCTGAACCGCGGATGTATCCCGTCCAAAGCGCTGATCTCGGCGGCTCACCAGTATGAATCCGCGAAGCACGGTGAAGCGTTCGGCGTAAGCGCCGAGAACGTGAAGGTGGACTTCACCAAGACGCAGGAGTTTAAGACCAGCGTCGTCAAGAAGCTGACCGGCGGTGTCGCCAGTCTGCTGAAAGGCAACAAGGTTGAAGTGTTCAACGGTGAATGCATGTTCATCAGCACAACGGAAGCGCGCGTATTTAACGACCATGAATCGCCGCGTTACCGTTTCAAGAACTGCATTATCGCGACCGGCTCCCGTCCGATCGAACTTAAGCCGTTCCCGTTCGGCGGACGTATTCTGTCCTCCACCGAGGCGCTTGAGCTGCCGGAAATTCCGAAGAGCCTGATCGTCATCGGCGGCGGCTACATCGGTGCCGAGCTCGGCCAAATGTACTCCAAGTTCGGCACCAAAGTGACGATTATCGAAGGCATGGATACCGTACTGCCGGGCTTCGACAAAGACATGACCCGTCTTGTAGCCAAGAACATGGCTAAGACCGGCATTGACATCGTGACGAATGCCAAAGCGGAAAGCGCGGCGCAGACTGACAAGGATGTAACTGTGAAATACTCCGTTGGCGGCGAGTCCAAAGAAGTAACGGCTGAATACCTGCTCGTAACCGTAGGCCGCCGTCCGAACACGGATGGAGAACTGGGACTTGATCTCATCGGCGTTGAGCTTGATGAGCGCGGACTGATCAAGGTCGACCATCAGGGCCGCACCAACATTCCGAACATCTTTGCTATCGGCGACGTAGTGCCAGGACTTGCGCTGGCCCACAAAGCTTCCTACGAAGGCAAAATTGCCGCCGAAGCGATTGCGGGACATAAGTCCGCTGTCGACTACAAAGTTATTCCGGCCGTCGTGTTTACCGATCCGGAATGCTCCAGCGTCGGCCTGACGGAGAAAGAAGCGAAGGACAAAGGCTTCAAAGTGAAATCCGGCAAATTCCCGTTTGCGGGCAACGGCCGCGCCCTATCCCTGAATAATGCGGACGGCTTCATCAAGATTGTCGCCAGCGAAGAGAACAATATCGTGCTGGGCGCGCAAATCGTCGGCATCGAAGCTTCCAACCTGATCGCCGAGCTTGGTCTGGCTATCGAAATGGGTGCTACGCTTGAAGATATCTCGCTGACCATTCACGGCCATCCGACACTGGGCGAAGTCGTAATGGAAGCGGCAGAACTGGTCGAAGGCCATCCGATTCATGTGCTGACCCGCTAA